One Candidatus Neomarinimicrobiota bacterium DNA window includes the following coding sequences:
- the aroB gene encoding 3-dehydroquinate synthase, which translates to MSKSSILKITHETGSYEIHVGQNLLDQVAELISSVGASGPIGIISNATVNDLYGGSIREALNQAGFVTRTILIPEGEEYKTLASAEQVISALISQGMERSGTILTLGGGVVTDLGGFVASILYRGVKLVHIPTTLLSMVDAAVGGKTGVNHSSGKNLIGSFYQPDLVIMDVKTLDSLERRDRISGFAEMFKMGVIRDTSYLAFLVDHMDACLAAESSDILIQAIARSCELKAEVVEADEKEADLRRILNFGHTLGHAIETTLGYGVVRHGEAVILGMYGAGWLSNQVGDLSKNDWEKLSTMLVKIPMELSLEALNPDAIEQATRMDKKVANSQLNFVLLHRLGEAYMQTRIPTLMIKLAVDAIRTAWEAKK; encoded by the coding sequence ATGTCTAAATCATCCATCCTTAAAATCACCCATGAGACAGGGTCTTATGAGATCCATGTGGGCCAGAATCTGCTTGATCAAGTCGCAGAACTCATCTCCAGTGTTGGTGCCTCGGGCCCTATAGGCATTATTAGCAATGCCACAGTGAATGATCTCTATGGAGGCAGTATCCGAGAAGCGCTAAATCAGGCTGGATTTGTTACTCGAACCATCTTGATCCCTGAAGGTGAGGAGTACAAAACCCTGGCTTCGGCGGAGCAGGTTATATCCGCTTTGATTTCACAGGGCATGGAACGTTCTGGCACCATTCTAACCCTGGGAGGTGGTGTGGTTACTGATCTGGGGGGCTTTGTAGCCAGTATCCTCTATCGAGGGGTCAAGCTGGTTCATATCCCCACGACTTTACTGTCTATGGTAGATGCTGCTGTTGGTGGCAAGACAGGCGTCAATCATAGCAGCGGTAAAAACCTCATCGGTAGCTTTTATCAACCTGATCTCGTCATTATGGATGTGAAAACGCTGGATTCCCTGGAGCGACGTGATCGAATTTCAGGATTTGCAGAAATGTTTAAGATGGGTGTTATTCGCGACACTAGTTATCTGGCCTTCCTGGTAGATCATATGGATGCATGTCTGGCGGCTGAGTCCAGTGACATCCTCATTCAAGCCATCGCCCGAAGTTGCGAGCTGAAAGCTGAAGTGGTCGAAGCTGATGAAAAGGAAGCTGATTTAAGACGCATTCTGAATTTTGGACATACCCTGGGACATGCCATTGAAACCACTCTGGGATATGGTGTCGTCCGACATGGGGAAGCTGTCATTCTGGGCATGTACGGCGCTGGATGGCTTTCCAATCAAGTCGGAGATCTCTCTAAGAACGATTGGGAAAAGCTTTCAACCATGTTGGTAAAAATCCCCATGGAGCTCTCACTGGAAGCATTAAATCCAGATGCCATCGAACAGGCCACCCGAATGGATAAAAAGGTGGCGAACTCACAATTGAACTTTGTTTTACTTCACCGCCTGGGAGAAGCCTATATGCAAACCAGGATCCCCACATTAATGATAAAATTGGCTGTAGATGCCATCAGAACTGCCTGGGAGGCTAAGAAATGA
- a CDS encoding shikimate kinase, which produces MMSSPRGMGKIYLIGLMGAGKSTIGKILADVLQWQLLDIDHEIEKFAGNDIPTIFEERGEDGFRDYESQVLMESAALNKAIIPCGGGIVTRPENVEYLKDHFTIWLDVSPEEAAARLEHSDHRPLLNECKDTIKKLQEILDSRRVGYAEAASLHISTGKRSPEIIASEILEKLETIHV; this is translated from the coding sequence ATGATGTCTTCCCCTCGAGGAATGGGGAAGATATACCTGATTGGATTAATGGGGGCGGGCAAGAGTACCATCGGCAAAATTCTGGCTGATGTCCTTCAATGGCAATTGCTGGATATTGATCATGAAATTGAAAAATTTGCTGGAAACGATATCCCCACCATTTTTGAAGAACGGGGCGAAGATGGCTTTCGTGACTATGAATCTCAAGTACTCATGGAAAGCGCTGCTTTGAATAAGGCCATCATACCTTGTGGTGGTGGCATTGTTACCAGACCAGAAAACGTGGAATATCTAAAAGATCATTTTACCATCTGGCTGGATGTATCTCCTGAAGAGGCTGCTGCTCGACTGGAACATTCAGATCATCGTCCTCTGTTAAATGAGTGCAAAGATACCATTAAAAAATTGCAGGAAATACTGGATAGTCGCCGAGTTGGCTATGCCGAAGCAGCATCACTCCATATCAGTACAGGAAAACGTTCACCTGAAATTATCGCCAGTGAGATTCTGGAGAAGCTAGAAACCATACATGTCTAA
- the aroC gene encoding chorismate synthase — translation MLQQLKFLTAGESHGKGLSGILEGFPAGVPLSESLIATDLARRQMGHGRGGRMTIEKDHAEILSGLRHGYTLGSPIALWIQNRDWQNWKQDRMSHEAPLNPVPEVTLPRPGHADLAGTQKFGFTDIRNVLERSSARETAMRVALGAVCRSFLKELGIEIFSHVIQIGPIKSEVKPDQLDAELNAVADASDVRCMDKNAAEAMIKHIDVTRKNGDSIGGIFEVLAAGLPPGLGSYTHWDRKLDARLAAAMMSINAMKSVSIGDGLNVAEATGSQVHDEIIKEDNHICRATNHAGGIEGGMSNGELIQLQVTMKPIPTLAKPLRSVDIKTREPGMAHKERTDACAVPAASVIGEAMMALVLTDAILEKFGGDSLEQVKRHIAATGVK, via the coding sequence TCCTGCAGGCGTCCCCCTTTCCGAAAGCCTTATTGCAACAGATCTGGCTCGTCGGCAGATGGGTCATGGGCGCGGGGGTCGCATGACCATAGAGAAAGATCATGCCGAGATTCTGAGTGGTTTGCGTCATGGTTATACACTGGGATCTCCCATCGCCCTCTGGATTCAGAATCGGGATTGGCAAAACTGGAAACAGGACAGAATGTCACATGAAGCACCATTGAATCCAGTTCCTGAGGTGACCCTGCCCCGACCAGGTCATGCTGATCTGGCAGGAACTCAAAAATTTGGATTTACCGATATTCGAAATGTTCTGGAGCGCTCCTCAGCCCGTGAAACAGCCATGCGTGTTGCACTGGGTGCAGTATGCCGTTCGTTTTTAAAGGAATTGGGTATAGAGATATTCAGTCACGTCATTCAGATCGGACCCATTAAATCAGAGGTAAAGCCGGATCAATTGGACGCTGAATTAAATGCAGTTGCCGATGCTTCAGATGTAAGATGCATGGATAAAAATGCTGCTGAAGCCATGATCAAGCATATTGATGTGACCCGCAAAAATGGTGATTCCATTGGAGGTATTTTTGAAGTTCTGGCAGCGGGACTTCCGCCTGGTCTGGGATCTTATACCCATTGGGATCGCAAACTTGATGCCCGTCTGGCAGCTGCCATGATGTCCATTAATGCCATGAAATCGGTGAGCATAGGTGATGGGCTGAATGTCGCTGAGGCCACTGGATCTCAGGTTCATGATGAAATCATAAAAGAAGACAATCATATTTGCAGAGCCACCAATCATGCCGGGGGCATAGAGGGTGGCATGTCAAATGGTGAGCTGATTCAGCTTCAAGTGACCATGAAACCCATCCCCACCCTGGCAAAACCCTTGCGATCAGTAGATATCAAAACCCGCGAACCAGGAATGGCTCATAAGGAGAGAACCGATGCCTGTGCTGTCCCAGCCGCCTCGGTCATTGGTGAAGCCATGATGGCACTGGTACTTACTGATGCTATTCTAGAAAAATTTGGTGGAGATTCCTTAGAACAAGTAAAGCGCCATATTGCAGCAACAGGTGTCAAATGA